ACGCTTTGGAATACAGTGCCATGTTTGGTTTAACGGTCGCCAGCCATTTGGAGGATCCGGTTTTAACCGAAGGCGGTGTGATGCATCACGGTGCGGTTTCCACCCGTTTGGGACTGCGCGGGATTCCTACCGCAGCCGAAGAGGTCATGGCTTACCGGGATTTGCAGCTGGCAAAATTGGTGAACGGACGGATCCATCTTTGCCATCTCTCCGCGGCGAATTCGGTCCGTCTGCTGCGGCAGGCCAAAGAAGACGGCATCAAAGCCAGCGGTGAGGTCACGGTTCACCATTTGATTCTGACCGATGAGATCGTAGCGCAATCCGATTACGACAGCAATACAAAAATCAATCCGCCGCTGCGCTCCGCAGCAGACCGTCAGGCTTTGATCGAAGGCCTCAGAGACGGTATTATCACCGCTATTGTGACGGACCATGCGCCGCATCATTTGGATGATAAAAGAATGGAATTCGACTCTGCAGCCTTCGGTATTTCCGGTTTGGATACGGCAGTGGCTTTGGTCATGGATCGCTTGGTAGCAACCGGACTGCTCCCGCTGCAGACCGTGATCAAAGCCTTCACCAGCGGCCCGGCAGCGATTTACAATCTGCCGGACCATCGTCTGAGCCTTGGCAGCAGCGCCAATATCACGGTAATTGATCCGCAGGAGATACGTACGGTCGAACCGGAAACGTTTGTCTCCAAAGGTAAAAATACACCTTACGGCGGTTGGCGGTTAAAAGGCTGGCCGGTCTGTACCATTGTGGAGGGAGAAATTCGCTACAGAAGGGGAGTCGAAGTTTAATGGACGGAAAACTGGTATTAACCAATGGCCTTTCATTTGACGGAAAGCTGCACGGCGCCTGCCAGACCGCGATGGGCGAGGTCGTTTTTACGACCGGCATGACCGGCTACTGGGAGACACTCACCGACCCTTCTTATGCCGGTCAGCTGGTCACCATGACTTATCCCCTGCAGGGCAATTACGGCGTCAATCCCCTGAAGGCAGAATCGGAGCATGTTTGGTGCAAAGGTCTGATCGTCAGAGAATTGTGCGACTTTCCCAACCATTTTTTAATGCAGGGCAGCTTGGAACATTTTTTAATCGAGCAGCAGATCACGGTGATCAGCGAACTGGATACCAGGGCATTGGTGCGCCTGTTGCGCAGCTATGGTGTGATGGATGGCATTATCGTGCCGGTTACCGTTTCAGAACAGGATGCCTTAGTGATGCTGAAGGGCATGGCGCATCCCGATTATGTCAAGCAGGTCGCCTGCAAAGAGATTCACCGCATCAAAGGCAGCGGCACGCGGGTGGCGCTGATCGATTTTGGCGCCAAGTCGAATATTATTCGCAAATTGCAGGCTCTGGATTGTGACATTACTGTTTTTCCGCCGGACTCTACCGCGACCCAGGTCATGGCGGAGCAGCCGGACGGGGTTTTGCTTTCCAATGGACCCGGCGCTCCCGAAGTGCAGGTTTCCGCCATCGCCCTGGTCCGTGATCTGGCCGGACGGATTCCAATTGTGGGCATCTGTCTGGGTCATCAGATCATCGCTTTGGCCATGGGGGCAGCCACCTATAAGCTGCCGTTCGGTCACCGGGGTGGCAATCATCCGGTCAAGGATTTAGCGAGCGGACAAGTCCGCATGACCTCGCAGAATCACGGTTATGCAGTGGATTTAGCCAGCGTCCAGCATACACAACTGGAAGTCACCCATATTCAACTGAATGATAATACGGTGGAAGGGTTACGTCATAAGACGCTGCCGATCTGGTCGGTTCAGTATCATCCGGAGGGGTCACCCGGTCCGCTGGATTCATCCAGCCTCTTCGGTTCTTTCCTCAAAACGTTCCAAAGAAAGAAGGGGCGCTAAATGCCAAGGAAATCGTACCTGAAAAAAATCCTGGTCATCGGTTCCGGTCCGATTATCATCGGTCAGGCGGCGGAGTTCGATTATGCCGGCACCCAAGCCTGTCGTGTTCTGCGCGAGGAGGGCGTGCAGGTCATTCTGGTCAATTCCAACCCGGCAACCATTATGACCGACAAAGAAATGGCGTACCAGACCTATCTGGAGCCGATTTCACCGGAAATTGTCACAAAAATCATCGAAAAAGAGCGTCCGGATGGCATTCTGCCTACGCTGGGTGGTCAGGTCGGCTTGAATATGGCGTTGTCTTTAGGGCAAAAAGGGATTTTGGAGCAATATAATGTGGAATTATTGGGGACACCGCTGGATTCCATCGAACGTTCGGAAGATCGGCAGCTGTTTAAAGATGCCATGGAAAGCATTGGTGAACCGGTGCTGGAAAGCTATACGGTCAACGATCTGCCCAGCGCCATTCCCTTTGCCCAAAAAATCGGTTATCCGATTATCGTCCGGCCTGCGTTTACTTTGGGAGGCACCGGCGGAGGCTTCTGCAACAACGAGCAGGAACTCTGTGAGCTGCTGCCCATCGGGTTACGTATGAGTCCCATCAATCAATGCCTGATTGAAAAATCCCTGAAAGGCTGGAAAGAAATCGAGTTTGAAGTGATGCGCGATGCGAAAGACAATTGCATCGCCATCTGCTCCATGGAAAATTTTGATCCGTTAGGCGTCCACACCGGAGACTCGATTGTGGTAGCGCCAACGCAAACGCTCGATGACAGCGATTATCAGATGATGCGTACCGCTTCCCTCAACATCATTCGCAATTTGGGAATCGAAGGCGGCTGCAATGTTCAGTTTGCCTTGGATCCCTACAGCCAGCAATACTATGTCATTGAAGTAAACCCCCGGGTCAGCCGCTCCTCCGCTCTGGCTTCCAAAGCGACCGGTTATCCGATTGCCCGTATTGCCAGCCTGATCGCTCTGGGTTATACCCTTGATGAAATCGTGAACCCGGTAACCGGACGCACCAGCGCTTGCTTTGAACCGACCATCGACTATATCGTAGTGAAGGTTCCGCGCTT
The Negativicutes bacterium DNA segment above includes these coding regions:
- a CDS encoding dihydroorotase; protein product: ALEYSAMFGLTVASHLEDPVLTEGGVMHHGAVSTRLGLRGIPTAAEEVMAYRDLQLAKLVNGRIHLCHLSAANSVRLLRQAKEDGIKASGEVTVHHLILTDEIVAQSDYDSNTKINPPLRSAADRQALIEGLRDGIITAIVTDHAPHHLDDKRMEFDSAAFGISGLDTAVALVMDRLVATGLLPLQTVIKAFTSGPAAIYNLPDHRLSLGSSANITVIDPQEIRTVEPETFVSKGKNTPYGGWRLKGWPVCTIVEGEIRYRRGVEV
- the carA gene encoding glutamine-hydrolyzing carbamoyl-phosphate synthase small subunit codes for the protein MDGKLVLTNGLSFDGKLHGACQTAMGEVVFTTGMTGYWETLTDPSYAGQLVTMTYPLQGNYGVNPLKAESEHVWCKGLIVRELCDFPNHFLMQGSLEHFLIEQQITVISELDTRALVRLLRSYGVMDGIIVPVTVSEQDALVMLKGMAHPDYVKQVACKEIHRIKGSGTRVALIDFGAKSNIIRKLQALDCDITVFPPDSTATQVMAEQPDGVLLSNGPGAPEVQVSAIALVRDLAGRIPIVGICLGHQIIALAMGAATYKLPFGHRGGNHPVKDLASGQVRMTSQNHGYAVDLASVQHTQLEVTHIQLNDNTVEGLRHKTLPIWSVQYHPEGSPGPLDSSSLFGSFLKTFQRKKGR